The Streptomyces sp. RKAG293 genome includes a region encoding these proteins:
- a CDS encoding helix-turn-helix domain-containing protein: MLLTTGQAAEELGCAVTTFRRLVHAGVLPGLSRRGNRVMVPLPVVQALRDRAPAPLDQLAAPELAVLRVDTARPAPDGNQRWIGFAADLPPTDLLAALRGNWRCDAAAVAAGGVLPITLSGYVVAVLTGLQRWEKSAPGRHSFPDAVLAGHLTDLVRPVTHLTAPDAEGRATAGLLLGTRLESHSGGAIAYVTTRSTSGHAATSSAPHQGS, translated from the coding sequence GTGCTGTTGACGACGGGGCAGGCAGCTGAGGAACTCGGCTGCGCTGTCACGACGTTCCGCCGCCTCGTGCACGCCGGGGTCCTGCCGGGCCTGTCGCGCCGGGGCAACCGGGTCATGGTTCCGCTGCCCGTGGTCCAAGCCCTGCGGGACCGGGCGCCGGCTCCGCTGGACCAGCTGGCGGCACCCGAACTTGCCGTGCTGCGGGTGGATACGGCTCGCCCCGCCCCCGACGGCAACCAGCGGTGGATCGGTTTCGCTGCCGACCTGCCGCCCACTGACCTGCTTGCCGCGCTGCGAGGGAACTGGCGCTGCGATGCGGCGGCCGTCGCGGCCGGGGGAGTACTGCCGATCACCCTGTCGGGATACGTCGTGGCTGTCCTGACCGGCCTCCAGCGCTGGGAGAAGAGCGCACCGGGCCGTCACTCCTTCCCCGACGCCGTCCTGGCCGGTCACCTCACCGACCTGGTCCGCCCGGTCACCCACCTGACCGCCCCGGACGCCGAGGGCAGGGCTACCGCCGGCCTGTTGCTGGGAACTCGTCTGGAATCGCACTCGGGCGGGGCCATCGCCTACGTCACGACCCGCTCCACCAGCGGCCATGCCGCCACCTCATCCGCACCGCATCAGGGATCGTGA
- a CDS encoding DUF6236 family protein translates to MKAAALYWPRLARVVPRDFPVADPPAVRALCAELDFLIDVDPQAAAAAIAPAFVRVIEDHGRALRRWYSAAHGWRNFLNSQGTSSSRTPGADPSLRPPHEGHRGAGRPLAGLHRDEVDPTLREALLALDLAVQTDDVGRSELRGHWIATDPSVAWVYKCALTAELARTTRYAPTTDQVAAHTATQGWDEDRITQVLLGQHQPAVDTDTAHRLAIMAVRCVLPANLETVSADKIIELRTCYRDEFDAFTQAVAATAATLQRGVAGIEDHAAFEHHLRLAWETDFEGPLKNLRKAMKSLNIKAVTSSLNMKFEVGGLAALSLGHFAGQVPVTVAGASLATFMLRQATAQAHDAQIKDSPVGFLLRAEHHLRPATLARQVARSITRAAGTGI, encoded by the coding sequence ATGAAGGCCGCTGCTCTGTACTGGCCGCGCCTGGCCAGGGTGGTTCCCCGGGACTTCCCTGTGGCTGATCCACCGGCCGTCAGAGCGCTGTGCGCGGAGCTGGACTTTCTGATCGATGTGGACCCGCAGGCTGCGGCAGCTGCAATCGCCCCCGCCTTTGTTCGGGTTATCGAGGATCATGGCAGGGCCCTCCGGCGATGGTACAGCGCGGCACACGGGTGGAGGAATTTCCTGAACTCTCAAGGAACCTCAAGCAGCAGGACACCGGGTGCCGACCCATCCTTACGCCCCCCACACGAAGGACACCGTGGGGCGGGTCGGCCGTTGGCGGGGCTGCACCGGGACGAGGTGGACCCCACGCTGCGCGAGGCCCTGCTGGCACTGGACTTGGCCGTGCAGACCGATGACGTCGGCCGGTCCGAGCTGCGGGGCCACTGGATCGCCACCGATCCCTCGGTGGCATGGGTCTACAAATGCGCCCTGACCGCAGAGCTCGCCCGCACGACGCGCTACGCCCCCACCACCGACCAGGTCGCCGCCCACACCGCGACACAAGGATGGGACGAAGACCGGATCACCCAGGTCCTCCTGGGACAGCACCAACCGGCCGTCGACACCGACACGGCGCATCGGCTGGCCATCATGGCCGTGCGATGTGTCCTGCCCGCGAACCTGGAAACCGTCTCCGCCGACAAGATCATCGAGCTGCGCACGTGCTACCGCGACGAGTTCGACGCCTTCACCCAGGCCGTGGCCGCAACCGCGGCCACCCTTCAGCGCGGCGTCGCGGGGATCGAGGACCACGCCGCGTTCGAGCACCACCTGCGCCTGGCCTGGGAGACCGACTTCGAGGGACCTCTGAAGAACCTGCGGAAAGCGATGAAGAGCCTGAACATCAAGGCAGTGACCAGCTCGCTCAACATGAAATTCGAAGTAGGCGGCCTCGCCGCCCTGAGCCTGGGCCACTTCGCAGGTCAGGTCCCCGTCACGGTCGCCGGCGCCTCGCTGGCCACGTTCATGCTGCGCCAGGCCACCGCGCAGGCGCACGACGCCCAGATCAAGGACTCCCCGGTGGGCTTCCTGCTGCGGGCGGAACACCACCTGAGGCCGGCGACCCTTGCGCGGCAGGTGGCCCGTTCGATCACCCGGGCAGCCGGCACCGGCATCTGA
- a CDS encoding UvrD-helicase domain-containing protein codes for MNPTDEQAAAADLFHAGDHLALQAGAGTGKTSTLLLLASRTQRRGRYIAFNKAIALDAATRFPRTVHCKTAHALAYAAIGHRYAPRLNAPRQAGWRTGAALGLTQTVRIGERDITARTLSHTVLHAVARYCHSADRTLTAHHIPTLRGLEDKDLHAEFTELLLPFAHKAWADLQHPEHGVVRFDHDHYLKLWALSDPTIDADYLLLDEAQDTNPVLEQVFCAQREHAQLIVVGDSAQAIYGWRGARDIMTGFNGTTLTLSQSFRFGPRLADEANRWLAIADAPIRLTGTEAISTELGEVHDPDAVLCRTNIGAMTEVMTHLAAGRTMALAGGGHSLRALTTAAQDLKDGRRTSHPELVLFPTWGELQEYAEHDPAGRDLKAFVDLIDQHGTRAVLVAVDQLSHENQAQITVSTAHKAKGREWANVRIADDFTAPKDTNHKDAADCPLPGPIDDSEARLAYVAVTRTRNRLDLGGLSWVHHHPDGNPASGPR; via the coding sequence CTGAACCCCACCGACGAACAAGCGGCAGCCGCCGACCTCTTCCACGCCGGCGACCACCTCGCCCTACAGGCCGGCGCCGGCACCGGCAAGACCAGCACCCTGCTCCTCCTCGCCTCGCGCACCCAACGCCGCGGCCGCTACATCGCCTTCAACAAAGCCATCGCCCTCGACGCCGCCACCCGCTTCCCCCGCACCGTGCACTGCAAAACCGCCCACGCCCTGGCCTACGCCGCCATCGGCCACCGCTACGCCCCACGCCTGAACGCCCCCCGCCAGGCAGGCTGGCGCACCGGAGCGGCCCTGGGCCTGACCCAGACCGTGCGGATTGGGGAACGGGACATCACCGCCAGGACGCTGTCCCATACCGTGCTCCACGCAGTGGCCCGCTATTGCCACTCCGCCGACCGCACCCTGACCGCCCACCACATCCCGACCCTGCGCGGCCTGGAAGACAAAGACCTCCACGCCGAGTTCACCGAGCTGCTCCTGCCTTTCGCCCACAAGGCCTGGGCCGACCTCCAACACCCCGAGCACGGGGTGGTGCGCTTCGATCACGACCACTACCTCAAACTGTGGGCACTGTCCGACCCCACCATCGACGCCGACTACCTCCTACTCGACGAAGCCCAAGACACCAACCCCGTCCTGGAACAAGTCTTCTGCGCCCAGCGCGAGCACGCCCAGCTCATCGTGGTCGGCGACTCCGCCCAGGCCATCTACGGCTGGCGCGGCGCCCGCGACATCATGACCGGCTTCAACGGAACCACCCTGACCCTGTCGCAGTCCTTCCGCTTCGGCCCCCGCCTGGCCGACGAGGCCAACCGCTGGCTGGCCATCGCCGACGCCCCAATCCGCCTGACCGGAACCGAAGCGATCAGCACCGAACTCGGCGAAGTCCACGACCCCGACGCAGTGTTGTGCCGCACCAACATCGGCGCGATGACCGAGGTCATGACCCACCTGGCCGCAGGCCGGACCATGGCCCTGGCCGGCGGAGGACACAGCCTGCGCGCTCTGACCACCGCCGCCCAAGATCTCAAGGACGGACGCCGGACCTCTCACCCAGAACTGGTGCTCTTCCCCACCTGGGGCGAACTGCAGGAGTACGCCGAACACGACCCCGCAGGCCGGGACCTAAAAGCCTTCGTGGACCTTATCGACCAGCATGGCACCCGGGCTGTCCTAGTCGCGGTGGATCAGCTCAGCCACGAGAACCAGGCCCAGATCACTGTCTCTACCGCCCATAAGGCCAAAGGTCGTGAATGGGCCAACGTGCGGATTGCCGACGACTTCACCGCGCCCAAAGACACCAACCACAAAGACGCCGCCGACTGCCCCTTGCCCGGACCGATCGACGATTCGGAAGCACGCCTTGCCTACGTCGCCGTGACGCGGACGCGGAACCGCCTCGACCTGGGAGGCCTGAGCTGGGTCCATCACCATCCTGACGGAAACCCAGCCTCAGGACCGCGTTGA
- a CDS encoding DUF6083 domain-containing protein: MRATNNPAADGFAWDGTPKNRRPPRALRVSPDSPTKLLRSGQTGHCTACGNRVEWYYRDTNRAVPLHPGELPTRLVPDGQRWHVLSGVARPTQDGSPWCRVRHHSLCPATPDPGSPGLQEARRNLALNTRRLLDAGRFTPRQPATESTPAPLRRPAVQLLHLLYLAPTPVDQIPCVAQTRTRHRCTLPLLAPRTTPGTWILIPTPATTGHLTAPDIPTVMATYDLTQPPYTEQLRWRAQRCPTHAATPSAADTALIGWEPFDAFLHHQHIHPQPPDALHHAAGGPNLPEPPPPHPPPT, translated from the coding sequence ATGCGCGCCACCAACAACCCCGCCGCTGATGGCTTCGCCTGGGACGGCACCCCCAAGAACCGCCGCCCCCCGCGCGCCCTGCGCGTCAGCCCCGACAGCCCCACCAAACTCCTGCGCTCCGGGCAGACCGGTCATTGCACTGCCTGCGGCAACCGCGTCGAGTGGTACTACCGCGACACCAACCGCGCCGTCCCCCTGCACCCCGGCGAACTCCCCACCCGCCTGGTGCCAGACGGCCAGCGCTGGCACGTGCTGTCCGGTGTGGCCCGACCGACCCAGGACGGTTCGCCCTGGTGCCGGGTACGCCACCACTCCCTGTGCCCCGCCACACCGGACCCCGGTAGCCCCGGCCTGCAGGAGGCCCGCCGGAACCTGGCGCTCAACACCCGCCGCCTCCTCGACGCCGGCCGCTTCACACCACGCCAGCCCGCCACCGAATCAACGCCAGCACCTCTCCGCCGCCCCGCGGTCCAACTCCTCCACCTGCTCTACCTCGCCCCCACGCCTGTCGATCAGATCCCCTGCGTCGCCCAGACCCGCACCCGCCACCGCTGCACCCTGCCCCTACTCGCACCACGCACCACCCCCGGCACCTGGATCCTCATCCCCACACCCGCCACCACCGGGCACCTGACCGCCCCGGACATCCCCACCGTGATGGCCACCTATGACCTCACCCAGCCGCCGTACACCGAACAACTGCGCTGGCGCGCCCAACGCTGCCCCACCCACGCCGCGACACCCTCCGCCGCCGACACCGCCCTGATCGGCTGGGAACCCTTCGACGCCTTCCTGCACCACCAACACATCCACCCCCAACCCCCCGATGCCCTCCACCACGCCGCAGGCGGCCCCAACCTGCCGGAACCTCCGCCACCGCATCCACCACCAACCTGA
- a CDS encoding dTMP kinase translates to MTQRRGLFVTLDGPSGVGKSTTIEALRAELAGQGIPVRPTAEPSHSKLGTFTRQNANGIHGRALACLVTADRYAHIEHEVRPSLQAGDTVICDRYVASTLVLQRLDDVPLEFLLALNADMLMPDLAVILTAPPGLIAHRIAERGVRHRFHLDPTAPGREIDLYAEAAHILTARSVNVLVVDTNRVTPSDVASTIANALPDPPIPSAISPNPTASQEP, encoded by the coding sequence ATGACACAGCGCAGAGGCCTGTTCGTCACCCTCGACGGCCCCAGCGGCGTGGGCAAGTCCACCACCATCGAGGCCCTACGCGCGGAGCTGGCAGGGCAGGGAATCCCGGTGCGCCCGACCGCAGAGCCCTCCCATAGCAAGCTGGGAACCTTTACCCGCCAGAACGCCAACGGCATCCACGGACGCGCCCTGGCCTGTTTGGTCACAGCCGACCGGTACGCGCACATCGAGCACGAGGTCAGGCCATCCCTACAGGCCGGCGACACAGTGATCTGCGACCGCTACGTCGCCTCGACGCTGGTCCTGCAGCGGCTCGACGACGTGCCACTGGAATTCCTGCTCGCCCTGAACGCGGACATGCTCATGCCCGACCTTGCGGTGATCCTTACCGCGCCACCCGGCCTCATCGCCCACCGGATAGCCGAACGCGGCGTCCGACACCGCTTCCACCTCGACCCCACCGCCCCCGGCCGGGAAATCGACCTCTATGCCGAAGCCGCGCACATCCTCACGGCCAGAAGCGTCAACGTGCTGGTCGTTGACACCAACCGCGTCACCCCATCGGATGTCGCGTCCACCATCGCCAACGCGCTGCCCGATCCCCCGATACCGTCGGCAATCTCACCGAACCCCACAGCCTCCCAGGAACCATGA
- a CDS encoding NUDIX domain-containing protein: MNPAPAQPVIDTHVILRDGDKLLLSQRGGPYGYGRWHLPSGKLDQGESLSVGAARELLEETGVRVDPHHLRLVHVVHHQQGDDVERIGLFFVATEWSGEPVNREPAKCLYLAWFTVHELPEDIIEYPKEGLLGYLNDNGGLTEHGWA; the protein is encoded by the coding sequence ATGAACCCCGCACCCGCACAACCCGTCATCGACACCCACGTCATCCTCCGCGACGGCGACAAACTGCTGCTCTCCCAACGCGGCGGCCCCTACGGCTACGGCCGCTGGCACCTACCATCTGGCAAGCTCGACCAGGGCGAGTCCTTGAGCGTCGGCGCCGCACGTGAGCTGCTGGAGGAAACCGGCGTCCGAGTCGATCCGCATCACCTGCGCCTGGTCCACGTCGTGCACCACCAACAAGGTGACGACGTGGAACGGATCGGGCTCTTCTTCGTCGCCACCGAATGGAGCGGCGAACCCGTCAACCGGGAACCAGCGAAGTGCCTCTATCTGGCGTGGTTCACTGTCCACGAATTGCCCGAAGACATCATCGAGTACCCCAAGGAAGGCCTCCTCGGCTACCTGAACGATAACGGCGGTCTGACAGAGCACGGCTGGGCATAG
- a CDS encoding DUF397 domain-containing protein, with product MGSVERAVSPVRTAYAHGPVAQCAVRSKSGTAQKAVAQRPIAQCGTQRTLRSLPLANVPAPDSEAWFKSSHSSQDNGNCVEFADLAGHVAVRDSKDRFGPVLVVTAAARASFMDFAQSGTIDVSLPG from the coding sequence ATGGGGTCGGTGGAAAGGGCGGTCAGCCCCGTGCGCACTGCGTATGCGCACGGGCCGGTTGCGCAATGCGCAGTGCGGAGCAAATCGGGCACTGCGCAAAAGGCGGTTGCGCAGAGGCCCATTGCGCAGTGCGGAACACAACGGACGCTGCGCAGTCTCCCTCTCGCCAACGTGCCGGCTCCCGACTCAGAAGCGTGGTTCAAGTCGTCCCACAGCTCACAGGACAACGGCAACTGCGTTGAATTCGCTGACCTGGCCGGGCACGTTGCCGTCCGCGACTCAAAGGACAGGTTCGGGCCCGTCCTCGTCGTCACGGCTGCCGCGAGGGCATCTTTCATGGACTTCGCGCAGTCCGGAACCATCGACGTCAGCCTCCCCGGCTGA
- a CDS encoding Fic family protein, with translation MTYIQALADAGEGFRYDAGLLNGLHFMLQGHHLDKRPGRWRNGPVFVTSPDDPLVPAYTAPDFEHVPALTAELIEWLNDGDLETPVHVRASMAHLNLVNVHPWKDGNGRMSRSLSTLVFAREGVLPPEFSSIEEWLGRGQNTYAYYRVLQQVGSPRWDPTRDTHPWVRFCLEAHHRQAQQAQRRTDLLSRAWTHLAQASTADDLDERVVYALLPAFWGSRVRRTVYQQDADLSDQQAIRDLRELVRLGWLAPHGAARARYYGPGRRMQLAQEEVRGSLEPYTDPYEPQTGS, from the coding sequence ATGACCTACATCCAGGCGCTCGCGGACGCGGGGGAGGGGTTCCGGTACGACGCGGGTCTACTCAACGGGCTGCACTTCATGCTCCAGGGCCACCATCTGGACAAGCGGCCCGGCCGCTGGCGCAACGGCCCGGTCTTCGTCACCAGCCCCGACGACCCTCTGGTCCCCGCCTACACCGCCCCGGACTTCGAGCACGTGCCGGCGCTGACGGCGGAGCTGATCGAGTGGCTCAACGACGGAGACCTCGAGACCCCCGTACATGTACGGGCCTCGATGGCCCACTTGAACCTGGTCAACGTTCATCCGTGGAAGGACGGCAACGGGCGGATGTCCCGTTCCCTGTCCACGCTGGTGTTCGCTCGCGAGGGTGTCCTGCCGCCGGAGTTCTCCTCCATCGAGGAATGGCTCGGCCGCGGCCAGAACACCTACGCCTACTACCGGGTCCTGCAGCAGGTCGGCAGCCCCCGCTGGGATCCCACCCGTGACACCCACCCCTGGGTACGGTTCTGCCTCGAAGCCCACCACCGCCAAGCCCAACAGGCCCAGCGCCGCACCGACCTGCTCTCCCGCGCCTGGACCCATCTGGCCCAGGCCTCCACCGCCGACGACCTGGACGAACGCGTCGTCTACGCCCTGCTACCCGCCTTCTGGGGCTCCCGCGTGCGCCGCACCGTCTACCAGCAGGACGCGGACCTCTCCGACCAGCAGGCCATCCGCGACCTGCGCGAACTCGTGCGCCTCGGGTGGCTGGCACCGCACGGGGCCGCCCGCGCCCGCTACTACGGGCCCGGGCGGCGGATGCAACTGGCGCAGGAAGAGGTCCGTGGATCCTTGGAGCCGTACACCGACCCCTACGAACCGCAGACTGGAAGCTGA
- a CDS encoding GMC family oxidoreductase, whose product MSAALRGLVAALLADDGGEPWLAGVPRRLETLLGAMPAPARHGLVAAATAVDTYAVARTGRRLHTLTPDEREDVLASLASRPALLALLEVVKVPVLLAAATERMLHAGAGGEHDHRHDATPPEPSAVPSPPPDPPLDCVPATDWPDRSTADAVVIGSGAGGAMAARTLARAGLRVLVLEEGRHHTTAEFARRAPLDRFAELYRDGGATMALGRPLLVVPVGRAVGGTTVVNSGTCYRTPPRVLARWRDVYGLGLADPDAFGGRLDDVERTLRVGTQPLDVIGRNGRLALQGASGLGWAAGPLRRNAPGCKGSCQCVVGCPTGAKQSVQLSVLPDACAAGARIITSAWVHRILTEPDRPGGPRAAGVVVRRQDGTELEILSPMVVIAAGALHTPLVLRRSGLGRHPRLGRNLAVHPAISVAGRFTDRVVGGPAVLQSVGVEELHGDGILLEATAPPPGMSSFILPGVGRELRAELEDSGRLATFGAMIADRPSGRVLGRRRALLRYDLDPRDGRLLLRAVHAMGELLLAAGAEEVLTGIPAAPRARTLAELTELLKGITARQLHLSAFHPTGTVAMGTDPRTAPADTLGRLRGIHGVLIADASALPSCPEVNPQLTIMAVALAVAEAAVTERTAVGVNAG is encoded by the coding sequence GTGAGCGCCGCCCTGCGCGGTCTGGTCGCCGCGCTCCTGGCCGACGACGGCGGCGAACCCTGGCTCGCCGGTGTCCCCCGCCGACTGGAAACCCTGCTGGGCGCGATGCCGGCGCCGGCCCGTCACGGCCTGGTGGCCGCCGCCACCGCCGTCGACACCTACGCCGTCGCGCGCACCGGCCGCCGCCTGCACACCCTCACGCCCGACGAACGGGAGGACGTGCTCGCTTCACTCGCCTCCCGGCCCGCGCTCCTCGCCCTGCTGGAGGTGGTGAAGGTCCCGGTCCTGCTGGCCGCGGCGACCGAACGGATGCTCCACGCGGGAGCGGGCGGAGAACACGACCATCGGCACGACGCCACACCACCCGAGCCCTCCGCGGTCCCGTCGCCACCGCCCGACCCGCCTCTAGACTGCGTGCCCGCCACCGACTGGCCGGACCGCTCCACTGCCGACGCCGTGGTCATCGGCTCCGGCGCGGGCGGCGCGATGGCCGCCCGTACGCTGGCCCGCGCCGGACTGCGGGTCCTGGTTCTGGAGGAGGGGCGGCACCACACCACCGCCGAATTCGCCCGGCGCGCACCCCTGGACCGTTTCGCCGAGCTGTACCGCGACGGCGGCGCGACCATGGCCCTGGGCCGCCCGCTCCTGGTGGTGCCGGTGGGCCGCGCGGTCGGCGGCACCACCGTCGTCAACTCCGGCACCTGCTACCGCACTCCGCCGCGTGTTCTCGCCCGGTGGCGTGACGTCTACGGACTCGGCCTTGCCGACCCGGACGCGTTCGGCGGTCGGCTCGACGACGTGGAACGCACCCTGCGCGTCGGCACCCAACCCCTGGACGTGATCGGCCGCAACGGCAGGCTCGCCCTGCAGGGCGCGAGCGGACTCGGCTGGGCCGCGGGCCCGCTGCGCCGCAACGCTCCGGGTTGCAAGGGATCGTGCCAGTGCGTCGTCGGCTGCCCGACGGGCGCCAAGCAGAGCGTCCAGCTCTCGGTGCTGCCCGACGCGTGTGCCGCCGGGGCGCGCATCATCACCAGCGCCTGGGTGCATCGCATCCTCACCGAACCCGACCGGCCGGGCGGCCCGCGCGCTGCCGGTGTGGTGGTGCGACGCCAGGACGGCACCGAACTGGAGATCCTCAGCCCCATGGTCGTGATCGCGGCCGGAGCCCTGCACACCCCGCTGGTCCTGCGCCGTTCCGGACTGGGCCGGCACCCCCGGCTGGGCCGCAATCTGGCCGTGCACCCGGCGATCAGTGTGGCCGGACGCTTCACCGACCGGGTCGTGGGCGGCCCGGCGGTTCTGCAGAGCGTGGGCGTCGAAGAACTGCATGGAGACGGCATCCTCCTCGAGGCGACCGCACCGCCACCCGGCATGAGCTCCTTCATCCTGCCGGGTGTCGGCCGGGAGCTGCGCGCCGAGTTGGAGGATTCCGGACGCCTCGCCACCTTCGGCGCGATGATCGCCGACCGGCCCTCGGGCCGGGTCCTGGGCCGCCGCCGCGCCCTGCTGCGCTACGACCTCGATCCCCGCGACGGCCGGCTCCTGCTGCGCGCGGTGCACGCGATGGGAGAACTGCTCCTCGCCGCCGGCGCCGAGGAGGTCCTCACCGGGATCCCCGCCGCCCCGCGCGCCCGCACCCTTGCCGAACTCACCGAGCTGCTCAAGGGGATCACGGCCCGGCAACTCCACCTGTCGGCGTTCCATCCGACCGGAACGGTCGCGATGGGCACCGACCCGCGGACCGCCCCCGCCGACACGCTGGGCCGGCTCCGCGGCATTCACGGCGTACTGATCGCCGACGCCTCAGCGCTGCCCAGCTGCCCGGAGGTCAACCCGCAACTCACCATCATGGCGGTGGCTTTGGCTGTGGCCGAAGCCGCGGTCACCGAGAGGACGGCGGTCGGCGTGAACGCGGGCTGA
- a CDS encoding FCD domain-containing protein: MGYPMETLPRETIVDVLEDRLQKDVLSGRHPAGSYLPPERELADGYGVTRTTLKHAFGRLVQAGLLETRHGVGTRVRDFLRLGGADLLPMLVRHDAGWLEEIFEVRRSIGSLIAERAAARATRTQHAALRTLLEAVGAGADPDAVQLADVEVHRALARATGNRVYVLLTNTLFNAYLPMRSHLAHPFQDAREAFARLEPVVAAVEQGDGDAARAAAEAYLTATEQLMLAGLGAR; the protein is encoded by the coding sequence ATGGGATATCCGATGGAGACGCTGCCGCGCGAGACGATCGTCGATGTCCTGGAGGACCGGCTGCAGAAGGACGTGCTCTCCGGACGGCATCCCGCAGGCAGTTATCTGCCGCCCGAGCGGGAGCTCGCCGACGGCTACGGGGTGACCCGGACGACGCTCAAGCATGCCTTCGGCCGTCTGGTGCAGGCCGGTCTGCTGGAAACCCGGCACGGTGTGGGGACGCGCGTGCGCGACTTCCTCCGGCTCGGAGGCGCGGACCTGCTCCCGATGCTGGTCCGGCACGACGCGGGATGGCTCGAGGAGATCTTCGAAGTGCGGCGCAGCATCGGGTCACTGATCGCGGAGCGCGCCGCCGCGCGGGCCACCAGGACCCAACACGCTGCACTGCGCACGCTGTTGGAAGCGGTCGGCGCCGGTGCGGACCCGGACGCGGTGCAGCTCGCGGACGTCGAGGTGCACCGGGCGCTGGCGCGCGCGACGGGCAACCGTGTCTATGTACTGCTGACCAACACGTTGTTCAACGCCTATCTGCCGATGCGGTCGCATCTCGCGCACCCCTTCCAGGACGCACGGGAGGCTTTCGCCCGTCTGGAGCCGGTGGTCGCTGCCGTGGAACAGGGTGACGGTGACGCCGCGCGCGCGGCGGCCGAGGCCTATCTGACCGCGACGGAACAGCTCATGCTCGCCGGCCTCGGGGCCCGCTGA
- a CDS encoding ISAs1 family transposase: protein MTGDGRTVTQLRVPDKTNEITCSAALLESFDLTGVTITADALHTQRGHVRFLVEEKKAHYLFVVKANQPELHRRLRSLPWKDVTSRRYDRETGHGRRETRATRALTITDLGLDFPHAAQAVRILRHRTDLTTGKASRETVYAVGDLTSHQASPQRLGRLARSQWTIEDRFHFVRDTTFREDAPKIRTGHARTWQTCATWRSSSSAQPGTRTSPPASDMPPTNRSPARLTSWASPDQPTHKIIRLCNPLPAGPEPEPVAATTAALPRASPPKTRDLSHPLPRSQPGPAGFMLRCRGSSRMRRPHIGSRGR from the coding sequence ATGACCGGCGACGGCCGGACCGTCACCCAACTGCGCGTCCCCGACAAGACGAATGAGATCACCTGCTCCGCGGCGCTGCTGGAGTCCTTCGACCTGACCGGGGTCACTATCACAGCGGACGCGCTCCACACCCAGCGCGGCCACGTCCGCTTCCTCGTCGAGGAGAAGAAGGCCCACTACCTGTTCGTGGTCAAGGCCAACCAGCCCGAATTGCACCGCCGGCTGCGGTCATTGCCATGGAAGGACGTCACCTCGCGCCGTTACGACCGCGAGACCGGCCACGGTCGCCGAGAGACCCGGGCGACCAGGGCACTCACCATCACCGACCTCGGCCTGGACTTCCCCCACGCAGCCCAGGCCGTACGCATCCTGCGCCACCGCACCGACCTGACGACCGGCAAGGCCAGCCGCGAGACCGTTTACGCGGTCGGGGACCTGACCTCACATCAGGCATCGCCGCAACGGCTCGGCCGGCTCGCCCGCTCGCAGTGGACCATCGAGGACCGGTTTCACTTCGTTCGCGACACCACCTTCCGCGAGGACGCCCCGAAGATCCGAACCGGCCACGCGAGAACATGGCAAACCTGCGCAACCTGGCGATCATCATCGTCCGCACAGCCAGGCACCAGAACGTCGCCGCCGGCCTCCGACATGCCTCCTACGAACCGTTCACCCGCCCGCTTGACCTCCTGGGCATCGCCTGACCAACCCACTCATAAGATCATCAGACTTTGCAATCCCCTGCCGGCTGGGCCGGAACCCGAGCCGGTCGCTGCCACAACCGCGGCGCTACCACGTGCATCTCCGCCAAAGACCAGGGACCTGTCGCACCCTCTTCCTCGGTCACAGCCAGGCCCTGCGGGTTTCATGCTCCGATGCCGAGGGAGCTCACGTATGCGTAGGCCGCATATTGGGAGTCGAGGTCGGTGA
- a CDS encoding acyltransferase has product MHIIRSQAFANLWLKAHKEHTAGLTVVEMSGTDELHVAGDWQQVFPEGRDLTQVKAKSCYTLGE; this is encoded by the coding sequence ATGCACATCATCCGCTCACAAGCATTCGCGAACCTCTGGCTGAAAGCACATAAAGAACACACCGCAGGACTCACCGTAGTGGAAATGTCAGGAACCGATGAACTCCACGTAGCCGGCGACTGGCAGCAAGTCTTCCCCGAAGGCCGCGACCTCACCCAGGTCAAAGCCAAATCCTGCTACACCCTGGGAGAATAG